Part of the Streptomyces sp. RFCAC02 genome is shown below.
TCTTCGGCGCCGTCCTCGGCGCCGGCTCCGAGGACGAGCTGTCCGCCGTACGCTCAGGGACGGCCGGGGCCGACGATCCGTCGTCGGCCGCCGACGAGGCCGCCCGCCTGGTCGCGCGGCGCATCGTGGACGAGAGCGCGCGCGGCCAGTTGGGCCTGGAGTTCGCGGCCCAGGCGGCCCGTGACGAACGGATCAGGTCCGTCCTCGCCGCACTCCGGCGCGAGCAGCGCGCGGCGGCCGCCAGGTCCGTCGCCGAGGTCGCGGAGCGCACGGGCGCCCGACCGGCGGTCGATCCCGAAGTCGCCGCGCTGATCCTGCACTGCCTGTCCAACGGCCTCTCGAACGACCACCTCGTCGACCCCGAGTCCGTCGGCCCCGAGCAGGTGCAACAGGCACTGGCCACCGCCATCCGCCTCCTGCTCGGCCCCACCCCCAGCGACTGAGAGCGAGCCCCCGTGTCCGTCCTTCTCCACGCCCTCGGCCGCACGGCCTTCCGACGACGGTGGCGCTTCATCACCTGCTGGGTGCTACTGGCCGCCCTGGTCGGCGGCGGGTTCGCCGTCATCGGCACCCGGCTCGACAGCGAGGCCACCCTCCCCGGCACCGAGTCGCAGGACGGCATCGACCTCCTGGAACGCGCCATGCCGTCCGCCACCGGCGTCACCGCGCAGCTCGTCTTCGTCGCCCCCGAGGGCGCCACGGTCACCGACCCGCCCTACCGCGACGCGATCGAACAGGCG
Proteins encoded:
- a CDS encoding TetR/AcrR family transcriptional regulator, which encodes MVDDELRDPVPRTPRDEVRRRLIAAASRVFEARGYADSRLEDIARAAGFTKGAVYSNFGSKQELFGAVLGAGSEDELSAVRSGTAGADDPSSAADEAARLVARRIVDESARGQLGLEFAAQAARDERIRSVLAALRREQRAAAARSVAEVAERTGARPAVDPEVAALILHCLSNGLSNDHLVDPESVGPEQVQQALATAIRLLLGPTPSD